The window GTATAGGGTTTGTATTTCATTTCATATGTATGAACAGGATAGACTTGTGTTTATTAACTTGTACTTGTGTAGCTTCATTAAGACATTTCAATGTGATTCACTCATAACTGTTTAGATCATTGAACTGTTGATGAATACAACGAATATAATCTATGAAACATGGTTCAAATTTAATGCTTTCAACAAGTATGTGgtgattttatcttttttttttttttttctcttgtgaTTTATCAGTTTCTGACCTTAAGACTTTTAGCTATATTtaacacccaaatattaaattatttttaattttcaaatgtaattataGTTATTGCAAGTTCAAGGTGTACAGTGTCatgtaattgtttataaaatttccAGAAAGTCTAATTAAAATCATTACCTACTTTATTTGATAGTTTCTATGCAGTGTTAAGGTTGAAACAAATTTTTAGATTATCTTATTTTCTATGGTTGGAAATCACTTTCATTTCTCATTATTTGAATTGAAAGATACAAAATACTGGTACAGGATAACTTAGTTTACAAATAATTCAGAACAGTCACCCCATGACACAGAAAAGTGGAGATTGagagtttatttaatttttaaattaaaacaaattttaaaaatttataagcTACGTTTTGATGCATAGTTTATCGACGACATACTGTaaacaaagtattataattaaatgtaaaacattgtgaCATGAGCACTTTGACCCTTGTCCATACATGTAGGGTTgaaatagaatttttaatttatcagtatTTATCTATTCTAATTCTAGTTACTCATacttatgaaatatatgaagCAATAACTGATTTGGTCTTAATTTGTGCTTGATTGTTTCTTCAAATCATGCCGTAAACATattgtggttgtttttttttttttgtcaaacttATGGTCAAGGTCAGCTGTTGCCaagtgaacattttcttttttattctccTGCAGATTAGGCAAGGAGAGAGTTATTTTAGGTTTGGATAAAGGAGTGGGAACAATGAAGAAAGGAGAAGTAGCCCAGTTCCTCATCAGACCTGAATATGCCTTTAGACAGATGGGTTGCCCCCCTCGTATTCCCCCAAATGCTACTGTTATGTATGAGGTGGAACTCATCAGTTATATTGATGGAGCAGCAGCTGAGTTTGATGGCCTGACCCCGATGAAAAAAAGGAAACTTCATTTGAGAGGATTCTGGCAGTGTGCAAATCTCAGCATCAGGCCGGAAATGATTTTTATAAACAACAGATGTACCAGAAGGCCATTACAAGGTATAAAAAAGCTGTGCATTTACTAGAAACTTTCCCACTTGCTAATGAAGAACAGGAGAAACAACAGCAGAATCTGTTAATGAAATTGTACCTGAACCTATCACTTGCAAATTTAACAATCAAAGAAGCAGGCCGCTGCATTTTCTTTGCCAGGCGTAGtttggaaattcaaaacaacaatatcaaaGCCTTGTTTAGGATGGGTAAAGGTTTCATGATGAAAGGAGACTTTGAGAAAGCACATGGTTATTTCCAACGTGCCTTAAAACTAAATCCAAATGAGCAGGAAATTATTGAAGAAATTAGAAAACTGGATAAACAACGAGCTGATTATGAAATGATGGAAAaggatttttgtaaaaaaatgtttggtcAACAAAAATAAACTTCCAACTAGAAAGCTAATTGTGACACTGATCACAATCTGCGATTTAACTTAATCAGAGGTTCAGGGGAAGATGAGAGGACTTTTGTTAAATTCCAGAAAAGTGAAGAAAGTGTTATCCAATCAGTCAATCATCACTGTAAGTTGAGGTTATTGAcagttttgtaataattctttgaTTGTGCTATTAATATTTGCccaaacattttttataactttagataCTATAAATTACTTATGTCCTTCATGGAATTAACTTTTGCTATTTTTGTAGTTCGTTAGTTTCTACAAAAGATGGTTCCAATGGAATACAATGCCTCTGTGAGTGATAAATGAAACCCAAACagatacatacaaacaaatattaattattcgaTAATTTGTTTGATACCACTAAAAATTGAAAGTAATTTTATACCCACCAAGCCATTTGAGTAACTATTTTCAGTATGCTATAGGCAGGTAATAACTTGTGATTTGGAAATGCCAATGAGACCTAAGATATATTCAGTTAAGTACATGCAGTACCTGCTATAACATGTCCAGATAAGTTCTGATGTTTTCAGTAGGTGGGTCTCCAAATGCTGGATCTGTTGCTTCGCATATTTACAAGGGCTTATAGCATGAAAAATGATGcctcaaaactatttttttttttaatttacctaATGGAAAATTGATACATTTTTAGTTTCAATTTTCCACAAAAGTTGAAATTCATGAAACATGTTTCAGTGCAAGACTGCGTAAGATAATTCCCATGAATATTAAGTAAACCacagtaaaatttgtttttcagtatacCTGTGTTTCTTTACTTCCACAAAATTCTGTGACTGTTTACAGCAAATAATGAAACTTTCTCCTTTTACTTGACTGTTTACAAAAGTTTTTCATGGTGAATGTATTTCTACtaaaatttttgtgtttgtaacagtactgtaagaaatataaaagaaacgaAATGTTCAGTGgcattatttgttttcagtattaaatCTAGAAGGTTTTGTCACTGTTGACGTTCAAGTATCATCTTGAACAAATCTAGtggtgaatttttttttctttctcacaaTTTGAAGTAAGTTGATTTGCATATCTTTTAAAAATGGTAGaaaatgatttaataataatactaacagGTTTGgttagtaaataaaacatgtagGTTTTAAGATTAAGGAAGTCAAACTGTGTGAGAAAAAGGCTTTTGTATCTGCTGGTTAGAACTGAATGTTATAGAATAATGTTATACATAAATTTCAACTTTGTATCtaaaatttttttctctctcagcATTAAATTAAATTTGGGTGATCCAAgtatttaattataagaaaaaaatcctAAAGCTGTGTGCTGTTCATAACCCAAGACCTTTATGTTTAAAAACCAAGAGATTTAAGACAAGATCATTTAAAGGAGACAAAACTTGTTTCTGATACAGtcacattaatattatttaaaaccaagTTTGCTGTTTATGTTACAACTAGTGTTTATTTACAATGGATAAATAACAAgtaattttgctttaattttctaGCAGTGCTGTATTTGCCTCTCAtatgaaaatcattttttatattCTATGAAGATCCAAACAGCATTTACTGACAGAGCATTCCTTTTTTGCCTAAAAACAATGAGAGCAAATAGTTCATATGAAtacttgtgtaatattttttttcatattctgaacCATGGGTATtgttaacacttttgttattaagGGTAAGTACTCTGAAtagggaaaaaaaattatttatttattaaccaatTAAGGATATTTTTCCTTGGTTAGTTTTTAACAGCACTCAAATTTAATAACACAATGCAATACTCAGTACATCTTTTCTAGCCTAAAGTTTTTCTGTTTCCCTCTTTTCATGATCCTTCTCTTATCTTTGATCACTTTGTTGAAAGAATATTTATCCTTGACACCTGGTAGTGTGCTCTGTCAATTTCATCTTACTGTCATCCATGTGTGGTTTACGATTGCTTGACCAATCAGACACAAGCCTGTCTGACTTTCATTTAgataatacattttgtatatggattgtttttttttgcattaaaactacatatataaaaaaattaattcattatgcTAAGTTTGAAATTCCTCTTTTCAAACGTTTTATCCAAACTTGTTCCCaatgaatattttcataaaacttatTTTCCAGAAAGAGATATTGGAGACAAATCTACACAAATGTTACTTGAAATATTAATAGGTTCATACGTTTACTAAGGAAaatttttatgatacaaaatCAGATTGTAAACATGgtttatactttattttgaaatgaatacACACGACATAAGCAATAAgctaagttttatttcaaaatgctgTTACGTTTGGAACAGTGTCTTCTAAAAATAACGTAAGAAACACGAATGACTTGACAGTTGGTGATGCAGATTACAACTGTGTATCATATCAACTTTTATAAAGATATTACATAATTATGCACACCAACAGCTATTTCCAAAATTCTATCTCTGTGAAACAATATCTCCTTACAATGTTACCAACCctttaaaaacacacattcacACATCCTTAGTAGTATTAAAAATTccaaacatttcttttataatactGTGTAATGGCATTACTACTGTTGTATgtaaaaagattaaaattaacttattttaaattaaaaatactttttttaacaaCTGCAATGAAGTTTTTGTACTTTACACTAAATGATAATCAACTTAGAGGGCACCACCATCACTTGATAAATTTAAGAATATAAGTATATATTGCATTACTGTAAATGAGGTAAAATTACTTCAGTGACAATACATACAATATTCCGTCATGGGTCACTGCCATTTGATAGGTAAACATTtgataatggtaaaaaaaaaaaaaacttaagttgtTCAGTTATCTCTAAGTTTATATAGACTTTTAACATCAGTTATCTAAAGTTTGTATTCTCAGTTTTGAGATTTAGATGTGAACCTAATTTATACTGAAATAGCAACATATCTTTATGGACTACAGGAAACCACTGTTTTTACCACAAATTATGTTTCTGCACCtttcttgaaatttaaaaatcacagcaattattttaacttcagtaaaaagaaaaactaagGAACTTGTGGGTTAAATTATGAAGTTtgcaaattaaaactttaaaccaTAGCAACAAATTCTTTTACAACCAAGTTTTGGGTGATTAGTATAAAAATGgctaataaatatagttttgatgacaattatatatcaataaaaaaaatacttttgaaactgATGCTACAGCTGGAAGTTTTAGCTGCATAGAAAAGTAAAACGGTATAATAAAGCATTCAGAAAACCAAAAAAATGTACATTcacaattttcatataaacaatattataattatttgacaCAGAAAGCTTACTGAATGAATGTTACGAATAACAATTCTTagacaaacttgtatattatgtTGAAAGAAGTGTAAGTGTCTGATTAAGACATTCCAGTGTGATATTTTTCTGCCAATTTCTCTATtccaatatttttttctcaaatggtcaacttttatttttgtaagtggGAAAATTTGAAGAGTGGGGCTAGGAGTAGACTGATGAACCCAGAGTGTCTGTCAAGATTGTGTTATGATATTGTAACTGAATGGTTCCTTCCCAGAGTGTCTGTCAAGATTGTGTTATGATATTGTAACTGAATGGTTCCTTCCCAGAGTGTCTGTCAAGATTGTGTTATGATATTGTAACTGAATGGTTCCTTCCCAGAGTGTCTGTCAAGATTGTGTTATGATGTTGTAACTGAATGGTTCCTTCCCAGTGTCTGTCAAGATTGTGTTATGATGTTGTAACTGAATGGTTCCTTCCCAGAGTGTCTGTCAAGATTGTGTCATGATATTGTAACTGAATGGTTCCTTCCCAGAGTGTCTGTCAAGATTGTGTCATGATATTGTAACTGAATGGTTCCTTCCCAGAGTGTCTGTCAAGATTGTGTCATGATATTGTAACTGAATGGTTCCTTCCCAGAGTGTCTGTCAAGATTGTGTCATGATATTGTAACTGAATGGTTCCTTCCCAGAGTGTCTGTCAAGATTGTGTCATGATATTGTAACTGAATGGTTCCTTCCCAGAGTGTCTGTCAAGATTGTGTCATGATATTGTAACTGAATGGTTCCTTCCCAGAGTGTCTGTCAAGATTGTGTCATGATATTGTAACTGAATGGTTCCTTCCCAGAGTGTCTGTCAAGATTGTGTTATGATATTGTAACTGAATGGTTCCTTCCCAGAGTGTCTGTCAAGATTGTGTTATGATATTGTAACTGAATGGTTCCTTCCCAGAGTGTCTGTCAAGATTGTGTTATGATGTTGTAACTGAAGGGTTCCTTCCCAGAGTGTCTGTCAAGATTGTGTTATGATATTGTAACTGAATGGTTCCTTCTTTGGTCTATGCTGCAGAAATTTATCTGTATTTAGGCATAGGACTGTACTAACAGTTCTATTGATGCATTTCATATCACATTTGATGTAAACAAATGAGGTCtctcagttgataaaacagatttTATCTTGCAGAACTGTTGGCTATTGAgccataaagttttataaatcagTTTTGGTGTGTGGTTGAGTCAGTGTCTGTCAATGGGACATCCCATACATGAGAGAGAACTTTCACAGTCTTGGAGGGGAGTGGTGGAAGATATTTACCAACTACGGACACTTCAAGATAATAACactaacaataaaaactacaaattgGGCATTTTATCTGCGTGTTTTGGCGTATTTTATGTCACTGGTGGGGAGAGGCATTGCTATATTAAGTTGAAAGTTAAGCATGGTACAGAATAAGCTGTGAGGGCCAAGCTGTCCCAACACACAAATGATGAGATTGGAGAAGTTAGTTGCATAAGGGTAGAAAAGATGAAATGGGGTTTTGTTTATATTGGCAGTTGTGTTTTGATTTCAAGTAACATACACTTCTTGCTGTTAATCATGGTTTGGGTTAACATCAATATTTACTTGTACATGTCATTGAAGAAAGAGTATTACAAGAAATGTCATTTTAACCTGAAAATCTTCATTGTACCTAGTGAAACATCAAAACACTAATAAATGTAAATACTTTCTTAGGTCTACAAAACTGACTTTTGACAAATGGTGAAAAAAACAAAGCCAACTGACAAAGATTACTGTCAAGAATGGTGTACTGGTGCATTACAAGAAACTCCCACAGGTGCACAAATACGTAAAATAAAACGCATGTTAGGCCTAAATAACATTGTTCTTTAGCATTTACGACTAACTCTAAGGGAAATTACATCACAACTTTCTGCACACCATAACAGAGGATAAGTCTCCCCACTGTCCCAGGCATGCAGGGttaacttatataaaataaaattctatctGCCTGTGTGTAATTTCTAATGAAACAAGTACTGCTTGACTAATATCTTGGCCTCAGAACAGATAACTATGTACACACTTACACACCTATACAATTGATTTTTTCACACAAGCTTGACTTTACATATAAAAGCTGTTTTGTTAATTATATCTTCCACTCTTTTTAAGCCTCAAAATTATTTTGGGACAACATATGTTTACATTGTAATATTCATTAGGCTTGCTACTTCATACATTCAAcaccattttaaaaaaaattctaaagctTGGGGATGTTTCCCATTCATTCACTAGGGttacataaacagaaaaacatcTTTCAATATCATAGTTATGATTAACAAACAGGTTAAGTAACACAACAACTACATTCCTTCTGATTTTGAAAGAAACAAGAATcaagtactttatttattttgacaagttggctaatacagttttttttctttccctaAATGTCTAAATTCAATTCACTTTAAAATCTCATGTTTCAATTTTTCAGATTCCACTTACtgtttacttaaataataatttaaaattctgcAATTTCTGAAGTCAAGGCATAATtattcctaatttagaactgctgaccAGAAGGAAAGGTAACCTGTTGGCATTCCCTTCAATCTACACAACCATTTAATCAGATTGACTATCAAAGTCACCACAGTGTTTGTATTCACCTGGTGCCACCAGGActagtttattaataaatgttgtaaCCGCAGATTTTACAACTTAAGAACTCTTATGaggtaatatatttttactgttccAGGTAACACTTGAATTGCATTGAATGAATTCTAAATATAAATGCCTAACAGATGACATAACTACAACTTCGCTTTACTTTCAAGTTTAAAACGTGAAACTTGCTAGTATTGGCAcagaaaatacaagaaacaaaacgttTCTTAAAGACACAACACTTGTGTGAACTAATGAATTGAAACCAATCAAGTTTCTGTGTAATTGACTTCACTTTAAATTAGTAGATGCTGTTAAACTATCTGAAGAGCACACAAACATAACTGTTTGATTTACGATACttctatataaattttataaacttactacctaaaaaataaagtatacataattattattattgaaaagatAGCCAATTAATACAGAAAGGATCAATAGATGCAATTTTGGCAACCTGGTGATTCCACTATTGGCatacagttacatttatcaaaattatgAAGTGTGTAGTATAAGCAAGTATTTCTGTATTAGAAAATGTGGACCAGTAATAATTATGTTATTCACCTTGCAATACTTATATactgttaaatttattaaaaacaaacagacaaacaaagaaTGGTTGTACCAAATATTAATAAGGCTTCACAACAGTACACTTTCATCATCACTAAGGAAAACACCATCAAAAAGAAGGGAGTCGATTTCTAAAGGTGGAACCTCAGAAAAACTTGTGTCAGCTACAGTGTTGGTTGGCATGTTAAGATTATCATTAACGTTAGCAGCTGCTATAGGAGAAGGCTGTTCAGCTGTTTCTGAGCTGTTGCTGATTATGGGTGGTACCTCTGAAGAAATACCAGTCAACAGGCTAGCCAGGTTGTCCGAGGAATCCCCAACAGTTAGCAGTGGAGGGATATACTGGATCAATTCATTACctgtaattttaaaacacattgttaGAGAGTTAATACTAAGATGCCCCTTATCGAAATGATACATGTTAAGGTTATCTAAAAACTACACATACAGGGTGGACAAGTTGTCCATTTAAAGCTCatgtattaacagttttagtaTTTCAGTAACGATGTTCTTCAGACTTAAGGTTGAACACGGTAGAtcaaagtaactatacaacagtTAATCACAAGTGTACGAGTACACATTAGATGACAACAGATACTTAATCACAAGTGTACGAGTACACATTAGATGAAGATGCATCATGAAAATGGAGGCCAGACAGACACACTTtgtactattaatcaaactttttttttaagtctgtttttatatgaaatatgcaATAAATTCCTCCTTTCATGTACACCACCTTATTTGAGGGTGGGAGGGGTTGACATTTTGTTCACcttgtacttttttaaaattatgataatagATTACCTCAATAAACTTTCACGTGCccaaattataaagtttttgtttaaaaaaatatcttatcaaGCAATATAATAAAGGAGTTCATAAACCGATGGAAGATaatctattttgaaaagcaatactaaagaaaaaattataattttatttacatttagacAATAGTCCTAATATTGaatatacaaataacagaaacataataaatatattactgaaaaaaacaagtGTAGATTAcattagaaacacacacacataaaggtCCTCTAGTGGCTCAGAAGTCTGACGACttatgaaacaaacaagcaaaaaaaagaTTTCAATACCCAACATGGAAATAGGATAGACAGCCCATTTTTTAACATCATGCTaaggaaaaaaaatgaatttttgtataACAGCATAATTTGTTACAAAATCGTTCTGCCAATTCTAACaatcttgaaaaatatatttgcatacCTGTAgaagttcttaatttaaaataatttggtaCTTCATCCATTCTATACTGATAAGTGATAGGTGTAACAGTAAAGTGCTTGATACAAGCTACCTGTTCACTGGATATCACAAAGACAACAattaagcaaaagaaaaaaagacatttgcAAGACAAAATTGTTGAAAAAATTCATACACTCATGAATATAACAggataacaataaaaatgattgTTGGTTAGATTTTACTACTTCTTATTGATATTAAGACTTTGGTTCATGAGAAAGCCACTAattcagtggttcccaaccaagGGTGCAAGatgacttttatttttttgtttatattaagggtactgtcctatatattcaaaaattacattcaatttttatttcttatttttcttgttacagacgtagcttttcaccttgttacgataaactattGTTTCTACCGTCACAGGTGCAAActgaaatcttaatgtacaactgtaaacatgACCTAAATACTtggcacaactaattaggttatGTTCGTGAATGCTgtcttaaagtgtctattatatatttatgttatgtattcacgtgatcATGATTTgagaaacttccagaagtatccagaattaatccATGACGTCATGTAACAtatattcgagaatgttctagaaagtttcacaaaatatataaacccatgcgttatgctatggtagtcagtgcattgttgattctgtgttcgtgcaaaaaaccttcattatgtaaaaaaaaaaaagaaatggaatgatgattatgtgaagtttggtttcacttgcatcggaacaACTGAGGATCTTCAAACaccccagtgcatgctttgtgacgctgtcctttcaaatgcaaatttgaagccatctcagctgcaggaacacttcaacaactggcatggtggagcagctgttgcaggccatgatgttgaattgttgaaaagtagagcaacccttccaaaattaggttttatatctgctgacaaactactgctgatggcttcataccacATGGCATATAAAGTGGCCAAATCAAAAAAGCCCCATACAGTTGCAGAAGAGCTGATAAAAccgtgtgcattagaaatggcaacaattgttctgggaaaagaagcctcaaacaagcttaaattagtgct of the Tachypleus tridentatus isolate NWPU-2018 chromosome 13, ASM421037v1, whole genome shotgun sequence genome contains:
- the LOC143239107 gene encoding LOW QUALITY PROTEIN: inactive peptidyl-prolyl cis-trans isomerase FKBP6-like (The sequence of the model RefSeq protein was modified relative to this genomic sequence to represent the inferred CDS: deleted 2 bases in 1 codon), coding for MTSLHSIEFGEASSIQIEDRNECFEDEFFRPTHALKKAINLSELREDRGVEFEVEIEDEESNEENEYFDEEELKSNLKFECTDIGSESEDEENYRSPFQHLSNKMIAVTNDKMVLKKEVKPGIGPVVPKGSFVTVHYNGYLEYSEEPFDSTRLRNLPFKFLLGKERVILGLDKGVGTMKKGEVAQFLIRPEYAFRQMGCPPRIPPNATVMYEVELISYIDGAAAEFDGLTPEKKETSFERILAVCKSQHQAGNDFYKQQMYQKAITRYKKAVHLLETFPLANEEQEKQQQNLLMKLYLNLSLANLTIKEAGRCIFFARRSLEIQNNNIKALFRMGKGFMMKGDFEKAHGYFQRALKLNPNEQEIIEEIRKLDKQRADYEMMEKDFCKKMFGQQK